The Acidobacteriota bacterium genome contains a region encoding:
- a CDS encoding type II toxin-antitoxin system death-on-curing family toxin: protein MTHDFPTIEEVIAMHNALISAFGGSLGILDEGALASALMRPQLGYYDGLIQEAAALMESLANNHAFVDGNKRVAFFVTDTFLRMNGHFINCDNDEAYAFFMRMFEASLFRFTELISWLEEKVEPL, encoded by the coding sequence ATGACCCATGACTTCCCAACCATCGAGGAAGTCATCGCCATGCACAACGCCCTGATTAGTGCTTTTGGCGGCTCACTAGGCATCCTCGATGAAGGCGCTCTCGCCTCCGCGCTCATGCGTCCCCAGCTTGGGTACTACGACGGGCTCATCCAAGAAGCGGCCGCCCTCATGGAGAGTCTAGCCAACAATCACGCATTCGTGGACGGCAATAAGCGGGTTGCCTTTTTCGTCACCGACACCTTTCTGCGCATGAACGGCCACTTCATCAACTGCGACAACGATGAGGCATACGCCTTCTTCATGCGGATGTTCGAAGCCAGTTTGTTCCGATTTACCGAATTGATCTCGTGGCTTGAAGAGAAGGTCGAACCCCTCTAA